TGGCTGTCCGGCGGAGAACGTCGTTATTTCGGCGACGCACACGCACAGCGGCAACGCGGGCGGCCTTGACGGTGGCAACTCGCCCAATCCCGCGCCACAGCGGGTTGCCGACGCGATCGTCCAGGCCGCGACTGCTGCAAAAGCCGCAGCTCGAGCCGCGCGGGTCGGTTACGGAACTACTCAGGTCAACCTCAACGTCAATCGCGACTTCTATGACGGTAATATGTGGATGCAGGCGCCGAACCGCGTCGCACCGTCTGACAAGACGTTGGCGGTGGTCGAGTTCATCGACGCCCGGGGCATGCCAATCGGCGTCTATATGAATTATGCGATGCATCCGATCAACTTTTATCTGTCTGGGGTTATCAGCGCGGATTTCCCCGGGGCAGCGTCCAACTACATCGAAAAGCGATTTCCCGGTGCCGTCGCGGTCTTCACGCAGGGACCGAGCGGAGACCAAAACCCACTGTTCACCCGCTCGATGCTCAAGCTTTCCGGACTACGCACGCGTTCGCCTTTTGGGGTGGACCAGAGTGTTGAAAGCGAAGATGGATGGGTCGGGTCTGCGCATCAGGCCAATGCCAACACCGCGCAGACGACCGCGATGAACACGCCGATGCGTCCCGATGAGATTCCCGCCTGGGAACAGGCGATTGCCGAAACAACCGAGACGGTGAACATGATGGGAGCACTGATCGGCGAATCAGCGATCGACGTCATGCGTAACCTGACGCCGGAGAGGGCGTCCACCGGTGTGCTGCGCGGTGCGCAGGCCAACTTCACCTGCCCAGGGCGCGACCGGCTCGATCCAACCGCCAGGCAAGGGACGCTCCCCCCATATAAGGATGGCGAGCCGGTAAACTTGAAAGTGGGAGTTCTTCGGATTGGCAACATCTACCTTTCGACCGTGAATGGCGAAGTGTTCAACGAAATCGGTCAGAGGTTGAAGCGCGAGGCCCCGGAAAGTCGATTGATGATGGTGACGTTGGCTAACGGCCGGGCTAATTCAGGCTACATCTATTCGAACGCTGCGGCTGAGCACTTGAGCTTTCAGGTGATCGGCTCCCGCCTCAAGCCGGGTTGCGCCGAGGACAAGATCGTCGATCACGTGCTGACTTTGCTGAGCCGCTCCAGATAAGGAATATCTATGTGGTGTTTTATTTTGCTTCACGGATGATCCTGCGAACCAGATATTGGTACTCTGAAAGCCCTTTGTCTCCACAGTTGCCCTCGACGTTTGCTTTCCAATTTGGGATCCGAAAATAAGGCTGCCCAACTGTTAACCGAGAAGAGGGCGGCGCCAAATCGAATCTCGTCGATTTTACGAGCCGACTGCCGACTGTCCCCGTGCCAGGTTCGTCGATCGGCATGGACGTGTTTGCTTATCGTGCCGACTTCTGCGCGCCTTGTCTCACAAAAATGTAACGCTATGCGATGGGGAGATTGCCGATATTATCGGCAGCCAGCCTAGAGAGCGTTGGTCGCGATACTCCATACAGATCGCTGCCTCGCCCAGATACCCACTTGAATGGGGGGCGATAAATTGCGCATCAAACGCTGCTTTATGACTGCACTGCGACAAACGCCATTCGGCCTTGGCAAGTCTTCCATCTCGGAGGGTGCCTCTCGTACACGAGTATCAAAAGGTCGATTGGCTTTTTTATTGCACCCTCATCGCATTGAGGCGAGCTTTCGATCGGTGATGACGCTTTGTGAATAGTCACGGATATTGGCGATGTGGCAGGTTAGGCCGATGTTTGTGGGTTCAAAGGTCGAAGCAAAATGAAGCGATTCAAATCTATGTTTTTGGTGATGGCGCTGTCGCTCACCGGATCGAGTCTGGCGATGGCCCAGGGTGGGCCGGACTATGCAGCCATTCAGGTTGATGCGGGTGCGACTGTAGGCGAGCTAAAGGCGCTACGCGGCGTCAACGGTGCACCCGACATGACGTACGCCCCCTCAGCTGCGAGCAATGAACGACGACCTCTGGACCTTGCGTCACAGTATCGCGCCGCGGGCATCACGCTGGTCCGCACACATGATTCTGGTGGCGCAGCGGACATCGATCCGACCACAGGCACGTTGCCGGTGATCAAGGCACCTCTGCCGCCCGGCGGGCCTACCGATCCGATGCTCGTCATCTTCCCCGACCTGAATGCCAACCCTGATGACCCCAAAAGCTACCATTTCGAAGCGACCGACAAGCTCATCGCGGGCATACGCTCGATCGGAGCCGACGTGATCTTCCGGCTCGGTCGTGGCGGCGGCACGACGGCGGTCCCGCCCGATCCGGCCCGCTATGGCGCGATCGTCCGCCACATCGTGCTGCACTACAACAAGGGCTGGGATAACGGCTTCACGGGGGCCGTGCGCTATTGGGAATTTTGGAACGAGCCCGATCTCTTTCAAATCTGGTGGCGCGGTACGCCAGAGCAATTTTATGAGCTTTACGGATCGGTCGCGCAATCGGTGAAGGCGGCGGATCCGGCAGCTCAGGTCGGTGGTCCGACCGTGGCCCTCTCTTACGGAAAAGGGCCGTTTCGTGACGGATTTCTGACCTATGTGAG
The Novosphingobium terrae DNA segment above includes these coding regions:
- a CDS encoding neutral/alkaline non-lysosomal ceramidase N-terminal domain-containing protein translates to MIRKQVGLTVLTVTAVAITTGALAQGVAASDSGGVPSLSAAGAAGFVAGAAKVDISPPANALLHGDRLHDPLNVRAIYVGSGPACAVLVGMDQGNALNPVVATATAQITARLGCPAENVVISATHTHSGNAGGLDGGNSPNPAPQRVADAIVQAATAAKAAARAARVGYGTTQVNLNVNRDFYDGNMWMQAPNRVAPSDKTLAVVEFIDARGMPIGVYMNYAMHPINFYLSGVISADFPGAASNYIEKRFPGAVAVFTQGPSGDQNPLFTRSMLKLSGLRTRSPFGVDQSVESEDGWVGSAHQANANTAQTTAMNTPMRPDEIPAWEQAIAETTETVNMMGALIGESAIDVMRNLTPERASTGVLRGAQANFTCPGRDRLDPTARQGTLPPYKDGEPVNLKVGVLRIGNIYLSTVNGEVFNEIGQRLKREAPESRLMMVTLANGRANSGYIYSNAAAEHLSFQVIGSRLKPGCAEDKIVDHVLTLLSRSR
- a CDS encoding GH39 family glycosyl hydrolase produces the protein MKRFKSMFLVMALSLTGSSLAMAQGGPDYAAIQVDAGATVGELKALRGVNGAPDMTYAPSAASNERRPLDLASQYRAAGITLVRTHDSGGAADIDPTTGTLPVIKAPLPPGGPTDPMLVIFPDLNANPDDPKSYHFEATDKLIAGIRSIGADVIFRLGRGGGTTAVPPDPARYGAIVRHIVLHYNKGWDNGFTGAVRYWEFWNEPDLFQIWWRGTPEQFYELYGSVAQSVKAADPAAQVGGPTVALSYGKGPFRDGFLTYVSEKRLPLDFFSWHWYSIANDPYDFARIGTSLKGVLTAHGLVHTKLVLDEWNGNVMFGMKDDANQAAFITAARIYMQDAPIDLEAFYRSDSFWGRDGKTPSKAAQALNVFGMIADARTRLRTSGGDTQGLAVQAGRAPDGTIKILIGNYELPADQRGPRQGPDALSMGGLTMDLPSRQAPNYTRNKGYDLKVAGLKPGARYVVERYRISTTNDLGLIDRQTLTGAQLAMSNALPAPAVELIVVRPEALRR